From the genome of Streptomyces sp. V1I1, one region includes:
- a CDS encoding DUF6192 family protein, whose amino-acid sequence MPNLRGEHYDDGERETIGRGLSRVRAAADWIENAVTRGEVDLDEQLEKLLKGSGE is encoded by the coding sequence GTGCCGAATCTTCGCGGCGAGCACTACGACGACGGCGAGCGCGAGACGATCGGGCGGGGGCTTTCGCGGGTACGCGCCGCGGCCGACTGGATCGAGAATGCCGTTACCCGCGGCGAGGTCGACCTGGACGAGCAGCTGGAGAAGCTGCTGAAGGGTTCGGGTGAGTAG